Part of the Bacillus sp. (in: firmicutes) genome is shown below.
GCGATTGCTATCAACGGGCAAAGGCTTGTCCAAAATAGTTATATTGCCTGTATTGGACCAGTCATTAGTGTGGACGGTACTGAATATAATGCTCCTTTTATTATTTCTGCTATTGGTGACCAGGGGGTTTTATATAGTTCTTTAATTATTTTAAATGGAGTTAAGGATCAACTTGTGATGGATAATATCGAAGTGAAAATCGAAAAAAAAAGTGAAATTATAATGGACCCATATTTTGGGTTAACACAAGAGTAGGTTGCTTGACTTACAAAGGGTGATAGAATGCGGAACAAAAGTAAAGTAACACTGACAATTATTACGGCTATTTTAGGTTTTATGATGGCTATACAATTTCAAACAATTAAAGAACCTGTCGTTCGGGATACAAGGGATATTTGGGAAATTCGCGAAGATATTGAGCGTGAACAACAGCTAATTACAGAGCTTTATAAAGAAATTAGAACGAAGGAAGAGACGTTAAGAAAATATGAAGAAGCACCATATAACAGTAAGTACGAAGGAATTACGGAACAACGAAATGAATTGAAGAAAAAAATTGGGCTCACTGAGCTAAAAGGCTCTGGTATTATTCTAAAGATTAGTCCATCATTTAATCAGTCGCTTGTTGGACAGACTTATCAAACTGTTCCGCCTGACCTTCTCATCCGTTTAATTAACGAGTTATACCGTTATAAAGCTTTGGCTCTTGCTGTTGACAATGAAAGAATTATTGTCACATCTCCGATTCGTGATGTTAATGGCAAAACGTATATTAATAATACCCCACTAGGTCCATTGCCAATAGAAATTAAAGTGATAGCAGAGAATGCAGAAAAACTGCAAAATCAAATGCAGGTTTCGCAAATCGTTGATGAGTTCTTTGCTTTAGAAAATTTGGAATTAACATCAACACTAGAAGAAGAGGTTACATTACCAGCTTATGATGAGGTTTTAAGAAATAAGTTTATGGAGCCTGTTGAACCTGCTAATATTGAAAAGGGGAACGGTTAAATGTGGTTACCTGTTTTAGGCTTACTTATTGGAATTTTTTTAGGATTTTTAACAGATATTAGAATACCTGAAGAATATTCTAATTATCTTTCCATATCTGTTTTAGCGGCTTTTGATACTTTATTTGGGGGAATACGGGCTCATTTGCAAAATACGTATGATGATAAAGTTTTTGTGACAGGGTTTTTTTCCAATATTTTACTTGCTGCAAGTTTATCTTTTCTAGGTGTCCATCTTGGTGTAGACTTATACTTAGCGGCTGTCTTTGCATTTGGAGTCCGTTTGTTTAATAATATTGCGGTAATTCGGAGAATACTTTTGTCAAAATGGACAACATCACGAGAAAAATAGAAAAAATTATTATAATTTAAAGGGAAATGGTCATTCACGTTGAATAATTTTAATGTTGAATAAAATAGGAGTAACTTAAAGGAGGTGCCAAAGTATGAACAACAGTGAGTTAATCGTAAGTCTGGACATCGGTACATCCAATGTTAAGGTAATCATTGCGGAAGTGTCAAATGATTCCCTAAACATTATAGGTGTGGGTAATGTGAAATCTGAAGGCATAAAAAAAGGTTCAATTGTTGATATAGATGAAACGGTACAATCCATCAAAAGGGCTATTGACCAAGCAGAAAGAATGGTAGGTATGGATATAAGACATGTTGTCGTGGGGGTTGCTGGTAATCATGTACAGCTCATACCATGCCATGGAGTTGTTGCTGTTTCAAGTGAGAACAGAGAGATTGGTAATGAGGATATTGCTCGCGTCATAGATGCGGCACAAGTGATGTCAATCCCTCCTGAAAGGGAAATTATTGGCGTCGTTCCACACCAGTTTATTGTTGACGGGTTGGAAGGCATTAATGATCCTCGGGGGATGATTGGTGTTCGTTTAGAGGTAGAGGGGACGATTGTTACAGGATCAAGAACGATTTTACATAATTTATTAAGATGTGTAGAAAAAGCTGGCCTTAATATAACTGATATTTGTTTACAGTCTTTGGCAACAGGTGCCATCGCTTTATCGAAAGATGAGAAAAATATCGGTGTTGCCCTTGTAGATATCGGCGGTGGGCAAACAACGATTTCTATTTTTGAACATGGTCACTTGCAAGTAACAACAATCCTACCTGTAGGTGGTGACCATATGACAAATGACATTGCGATTGGCCTGCGTACATCGACAGAAGAGGCAGAAAAAATAAAAATAAAGCATGGCTATGCCTTTTATGATCATGCTTCAGAAGATGAGGTCTTTTCTATTCCTGTTATCGGAAGTGATAAACAAGAACAATATAGTCAGCTTGATCTTTCTGATATAATAGAAGCTAGATTAGAAGAAATCCTTCTCATGGTACAAGAGACGATTAAAAAATTAGGCTATAGGGACTTACCTGGAGGTTATGTTTTTACAGGTGGTGTAGCAAATTTGCCAGGCCTTTTAGAACTTTCTCAGCTAGTGCTTCAACATAATCTGCGAATTGCGAAGCCTGATTACATTGGCGTTCGGGATCCTATCTATACAACTAGTGTTGGTTTAATCCAATACGCATTTAAAAATGCAAAACTACAGGGTGCTGAGGTTGCTGCTGCAGCTTCTAATCAAGAAGCTGATCGGTCACAAAAAAGAACTCAACATGTGATAAAAAAGCCGAAAAAGAACAATGCGGAAATGGTAAAGAAAGCAAAAAATTTATTTAAATCCTTTTTTGAATAAGGAATATGGATGGGAATTTGGATATATAGGAGGATTTTAGATGTTGCAATTTGATACGCATGTGGATCAGTTAGCTACTATAAAAGTAATTGGGGTTGGCGGTGGCGGTAACAACGCTGTCAATCGAATGATTGAGCACGGGGTTCAAGGTGTTGAGTTCATCGCTGTAAATACGGATGCCCAAGCTTTAAATTTATCAAAAGCGGAAATAAAACTACAAATTGGTCTGAAGTTGACAAGAGGACTTGGTGCTGGAGCAAATCCCGAAGTTGGAAAAAAAGCAGCCGAGGAAAGCCGAGAGCAAATTGAAGAAGCTCTTAAAGGTGCTGATATGGTCTTTGTAACTGCCGGAATGGGTGGTGGAACTGGAACAGGAGCAGCCCCGGTAATTGCGCAAATTTCAAAGGAATTAGGAGCATTAACAGTGGGTGTTGTTACAAGGCCATTCACCTTTGAAGGCCGTAAAAGATCAACACAAGCCGCAAGTGGAATTTCATCTTTCAAGGAAAATGTAGATACTTTAATTGTAATTCCAAATGATAGATTATTAGAAATCGTTGATAAAAACACGCCAATGTTAGAAGCGTTCCGTGAAGCTGATAACGTTCTCCGTCAAGGTGTGCAAGGTATTTCAGATCTTATAGCTGTACCAGGACTTATTAATTTAGACTTTGCCGATGTGAAAACGATTATGTCGGATAAGGGATCAGCATTAATGGGAATCGGTATTGCTACTGGGGAAAATCGAGCGGCTGAGGCAGCGAAAAAGGCGATTTCAAGTCCGCTTCTTGAAACATCTATTGATGGTGCACAAGGGGTCTTGATGAATATTACGGGGGGCATGAACTTAAGCTTATATGAAGTTCAGGAGGCCGCCGATATTGTGGCATCAGCATCAGATGAAGAGGTTAATATGATCTTCGGTTCTGTCATTAATGAGAACTTAAATGATGAAATTGTTGTAACTGTAATTGCTACAGGATTTAAGGAATCAGTATTGAATAAGGCTCAACCAACTCGCCCAAGCGTTGTTGGTAATCGTAATAGTGCTGCGCCAAACCGTCCAGCTAGAAAGGAAGAACCTATTCAGCAAGTAGAGCAGCATGTAAGCAACAATGGTCAATTTGCTGTTGAGGATACGTTAGATATTCCGACATTTTTGCGAAACCGCAACCGTAATCGATAACTTAATCAAAAATAAGAAGATAGCATGTACCTATTTAGGTATGTGCTCTTTTTTTGTGCTTCCGCATTCTAGGTCGACAATTTGCGAAAAAACATGTCAAAAACTCTATAGAATAAGTGTCATGGTATGACAGACTTCAAAATAGAATGTGTATATACTAGTTTCATAGCGGCTCAAAATACGTTTATTACTATATTGAAAGGAGAAACTTATTGACCATTTATCTAGATGTTATATGGTTATTAAACTTTTTCTTTGACGGTTTATTGCTATTGTTAACTTCGCTTATTTTAAAGCAAAGAATAAAAAAATGGCGTTTGTTTTTGGGGGCATTTATAGGATCAACCATCGTTCTTTTTTATTTTACGCCGTTTCAACCAATGGCTACACATCCTGTGATGAAGCTTCTCTATTCTATATTTATTGTATATACAGCGTTTGGATTCCGAAAATTTCGAACCTTTATTAAAAATCTCACAACTTTTTATTTTATTACTTTTATGGTTGGGGGAGGCATGCTGGGGTTACATTATTTTTTCCAAACAGATATTGCATTCATAAATGGTATGACTATAACGAGGGCTACAGGGTTTGGCGATCCTGTAAGCTGGGTAACGGTGCTGATTGGTTTTCCACTTGTCTGGTATTTTTCAAAGCATCATATTGAAGAAATCGAAATGACAAAAATTAATTTTGAACAACTTGTTTCTGTTCAAATTAAAATCGGTGAAGTAATCATGAATGTAAAGGGCTTAATTGATAGTGGCAATCAGCTTTATGATCCGATGACACAAACGCCAGTTATGATTCTTGATGTTCAGAAGTCACTAGCTTATTTTCCAGATGAAATTATGATGCAATCACAAAAAATAGAACAACTTGATTATAGCTCATTAGATTCTCATTGGGCGAAGCGAATTCGCCTTATCCCATATAGAGGTGTTGGCTCCGAACAGCAATTCTTATTAGCAGTAAAACCTGATAAGGTCATGATTCATACAGGTGGAGAGGAAATAATCGTAAAAAAAGTTTTGGTTGGTATTGGTCAAACTATTTTATCTTCAACTGGGGAATACGATTGCATCCTCCATCCGAAGATGTTTACTAATTCTACTCATAGATCGGCATAAAACAAATCAACAAAAACTTTAGTAGGGGGAAGAAAATTGGCGAAAATAAAAATGAAACTTACACTTATTTGGTACAAACTATTAATGAAATTTGGTTTAAAAGCAGATGAGATTTATTACATTGGTGGAAAGGAAGCACTACCACCGCCATTATCTAAAGAAGAAGAAGAGCAACTTCTCCAAAAGCTGCCAACAGGAGATAAAGCGGCAAAGTCGATGTTGATTGAAAGAAATTTACGATTAGTTGTTTATATTGCGAGAAAGTTTGAAAATACTGGCATTAATATTGAAGATTTAATTAGTATAGGGACGATTGGTCTTATAAAAGCGGTCAATACTTTTAACCCGGAGAAAAAAATAAAGCTAGCTACATATGCATCAAGATGTATTGAAAATGAGATTCTCATGTATTTACGGAGAAATAATAAAATTCGTTCAGAAGTATCATTTGATGAACCCCTTAATATTGACTGGGATGGGAATGAACTATTACTTTCGGATGTTTTAGGAACGGATGAGGATATTATTACAAAGGATTTAGATGCGAGCATTGATCGAAAATTACTGTTAAAATCGTTAGAGCAGTTGAATGAACGTGAAAAACAAATTATGGAGCTACGATTTGGACTTTTAGGTGGTGAAGAAAAAACACAAAAAGATGTTGCAGATATGCTTGGTATTTCACAGTCCTATATTTCTCGCCTAGAAAAGCGCATTATTAAACGATTGCGTAAAGAATTTAATAAAATGGTCTGAAAATTACGTCTACATTTCATATGAAACCGTGTGCATAAATTTCCCTCATGAGGAGATACTTTACTTGTACTATCACTATTTCCATTTTTATGGATGATAGTATAAGAAAAGACATCGAGGGCCTTTAGGTCATCCCCGCGGGGACTTCCGCCATTGTGGGCGGTAAGCCGTGTCTTTCTAATACAGCAACCTCTTAGGCAAGGAGGGAAAGAATGACACGAAACAAAGTAGAAATTTGTGGTGTAGACACATCAAAGCTTCCAGTATTGAAGAATGAAGAAATGCGCAAATTGTTCCGCGAAATGCAAAGCGGTGACATAAGCGCAAGAGAAAAACTAGTGAATGGCAATTTACGTCTCGTTCTCAGTGTAATTCAACGTTTCAACAACAGAGGGGAATATGTCGATGACCTATTCCAGGTTGGCTGTATCGGTTTGATGAAATCAATTGATAACTTTGATTTAGGTCAAAACGTGAAATTTTCAACATATGCTGTACCGATGATTATTGGAGAGATTCGTCGCTATCTTCGCGATAATAATCCAATTCGTGTTTCAAGGTCTTTAAGAGATATCGCTTATAAAGCATTGCAAGTAAGAGAAAGGTTAATAAGTATGACTTCAAGAGAGCCGACAGCCGAAGATATTGCCAGGGAATTGGACGTACCACACGAAGAAATTGTTTTTGCTTTAGATGCCATTCAAGATCCTGTTTCATTATTCGAGCCAATTTATAATGATGGCGGTGATCCAATTTATGTAATGGATCAACTGAGTGATGAAAAGAGCAAAGATTTGCAGTGGATTGAAGAAATTGCACTGAAAGAAGGGATGAGACGTCTTAATGAACGAGAGAAACTCATTTTAACGAAAAGATTTTTTCAAGGAAAAACACAAATGGAAGTTGCTGAAGAAATTGGAATTTCACAAGCGCAAGTATCACGCTTAGAAAAAGCGGCAATAAAACAAATGAATAAAAATATACAATAATTAGGCTTGCAAGAATGCAAGTCTTTTTTTGTTTGGACGCTATTCATAGTCCAAGCTTCATGCTACATATATTTGTATGGTAAAGGGAGGTATGACTGATGATGACGATTACTGATTTTCAAATAAAAGATGTCGTGAATATAGCAGATGGAAAAAAGTTAGGGAATATTACCGATATTGATATAAACTTAGTGACAGGAAAAATTGATGCGATTATTATTCAAACTGGTTCAAAAATGATGGGGTTATTTGGTAGAAATGATGAGGTCGTTATTCCTTGGAGCAATATCGTGAAAATTGGTACAGACGTCATTCTCGTTCGTTATTTTAGCACTTCCTATAAAGATGATTCAGTTCAAGATAGTACAAATGCACCAAAAATATATTATTAAAAGAGATTTTTCTCTACTTTTAAGATTGATATGGTAAAATATGAGTGAATATGTCATCATTTTATGGGAAGGGGTTCGAAATGGAAAAGGAACCATTTTTGCTTAAAGATACGGTACTATTTATTGACACGTGGAATTCTTTTAATCAAAATGTAGTCGCTGGTTTTTCAACGCGCCAAGGCGGTGTTAGCAAAGAGCCTTTTCATTCCATGAATCTTGGTTTACATGTTAATGATGAAAAGAAAGCTGTCACCCGTAACAGGGAAAAACTTGCCGAGCTTATTGATGCCCCATTAACTACATGGGTTTGTGCTGAACAGATTCACGGTGCAAAAATAGCGAAAGTGACAAATAAAGATGCTGGCAAAGGTTCTATACAGATGGAAACGGCCATCAAGGGTGTGGATGGATTATATACTAGAGAAAATGATACATTTCTTTTTACTGTTTATGCCGATTGTGTCCCATTGTATTTTTTTGCAAAATCGCAAAATATCATTGGTGTTGCTCATGCTGGCTGGCGCGGCACTGTAGCTAATATTGCCGGTGAAATGGTTGAACTGTGGAAAAGGGAAGAAAATATTTCTATAGAGGATCTATATGTTTGCATCGGGCCTTCGATTGGAAAGTGCTGCTATGTTGTCGATGATTATGTAATTGACCAAGTGGCAAATCGTTTACATGGTGAAATCAATAATCATATTTATGAAAAAATATCTAGCGGTCAATATAAGCTTGATTTAAAACAAGTGAATGTTGAATTGCTTAAAATAGCTGGAGTAATACCTGCTCATATCGAAGTTTCTAATTATTGTACTAGCTGCCATTCAAACTTATTTTTTTCGCATCGACGCGATCAAGGGAAAGCAGGAAGAATGCTAAGTTTTATCGGTATGAGGGGTGCCTGATTTAAGAAAATGGAGGTAGCAGATTTTGTCAGTAAAAGAAAATTTACAACAAATTCAAGCAAATATAATTGAAGCTTGTCGTCGCTCAAATCGTGATTCAAATGAAATAAAGATTATCGCTGTAACAAAATATGTCTCTGTTGAAACAGCTCAAAATGCAATCAATGCTGGCATTAAGCACATCGGAGAGAATCGCGATAGCGGTTTTCTTGAAAAGCGAGAAATTATTGGAAGCGCTGCGGTTTGGCACTTTATCGGTACGCTTCAAACAAGAAAAGTTAAAAATATTATTGACAAAGTAGATTTTATTCACTCTTTAGACCGCTTGAGCTTAGCTGAGGAAATAAATAAGCGCACGAATAAAATCATTCAATGTTTTGTTCAAGTCAACGCTGCGAATGAGAAGTCTAAGCAAGGATTGGCTATCGATGAGGTCGTTTCATTTGTGAAAAGTTTACAGGATTTTCCTACTATTAAGGTAGTAGGACTGATGACGATGGCCCCTTTTACTGATGATGAAGAAATGCTCCGAGATACTTTTAAGAAAATTAAAAGATTGCAAAAAGATGTACAAGCTTTACAACTTCCTTATGCTCCATGTGAAGAGCTTTCAATGGGGATGTCCAATGACTACGAAATCGCGATTGAAGAAGGAGCAACGATGATTAGAATCGGCACTTCTTTAGTCGGAAAGGAATTTTAGGGGGTGTAACAATGAGCATTAAGTCAAAATTTAGAAGTTTTTTCGCTTTAGATGACGAGGACGAATATATTGAGGAACGAAATTATGAAGATGAAGAACATGAAGTCCCCCGCCGTGTTACAAGGTCTGCCAAACAAAATGTCGTCAGTCTACAAAGCATTCAGCAAACATCAAAGGTTATTTTATGTGAGCCGCGTGTATATGATGAAGTACAAGAGGTTGCTGACCATTTAAAAAACCGCAAGACCGTTGTAATCAATTTGCAAAGGGTTAATAGTGATCAAGGCATGCGTATTGTCGACTTTTTAAGCGGTACAGTTTATGCTATAGGTGGAGATATCAACAAGTTAGGTCCGAATACATTTATATGTACACCTGAAAATGTCGATATAGCAGGTTCCATTTCTGATATGACATTGGAGACAACAGAGAATAGGTGGTGATGTAGTGGGAGTAATTGCTGGAATCATATCACAGCTCATTGAAGTTTATATTTGGATTATTATTATTTATATTTTCATGTCATGGTTTCCTGGAGCTAGGGAATCGTCGATTGGACAATTTATGGGGAGAATCGTAGAACCATATTTAGATCCTTTCCGACGGATTATACCTCCTTTAGGAATGATTGATATTTCACCAATTGTGGCAATTTTAGTTTTACAATTTGCTCGATCTGGAGCGTATTTCTTAATTAATATGTTTTAAAGGCCACATGCAGGGATCGCAAGCAGGTCCCTGTTTTTATGCTTTTTTCATAGAAAAGGTGGTTTACATGTCAATATACCAACATTTCCGGAAGGAAGAGCATGCTTTTATTGATCAAATCATAGAATGGAAAGAACAAGTAAAAGCTAATTATACATACAAGCTCCTCGATTTTCTTGACCCACGTGAAATGGAGATTGTAGAAAGCATCATCGGGACAAAAGAGGATATAAAATGTGCCTTTTGGGGCGGCTATGAACAAGCTGAACGGAAAAGAGTAATCCTTTATCCAGAGTACTATGAACCAACCCGTGAGGATTTTGATCTTATTTTGTTTTCTCTTCAATTTCCTTCTAAGTTTGTTACGTTAGAGCATCGTCAAGTGCTTGGTTCGATGATGGGATTAGGCTTAAAACGGGCTAAATTTGGTGATATTTTAATTGCTGACAATAAAGTGCAAATCATTGTCGCGGGCCAAGTTGCTGAATATGTAAAGCTTCATTTAAATCAAATCGGAAAAACGAATATCACGCTTAATCAAATTCCATTTGCAGAAATCATCACTGTTAAGGAAGAGTGGCAGGAACAAACTGTAACAGTGTCATCCATGAGGATGGATGTTATTTTGGCAGAGATTTTTAAGCTTTCAAGGCAAAAAGTTTTGCCGTATATTCATAATCAATTCGTGAAAGTGAATTGGAAGGTAATTGACGATCCCTCCTTTACGTGTCATCAAGGT
Proteins encoded:
- a CDS encoding DUF881 domain-containing protein; the protein is MRNKSKVTLTIITAILGFMMAIQFQTIKEPVVRDTRDIWEIREDIEREQQLITELYKEIRTKEETLRKYEEAPYNSKYEGITEQRNELKKKIGLTELKGSGIILKISPSFNQSLVGQTYQTVPPDLLIRLINELYRYKALALAVDNERIIVTSPIRDVNGKTYINNTPLGPLPIEIKVIAENAEKLQNQMQVSQIVDEFFALENLELTSTLEEEVTLPAYDEVLRNKFMEPVEPANIEKGNG
- a CDS encoding small basic family protein, producing MWLPVLGLLIGIFLGFLTDIRIPEEYSNYLSISVLAAFDTLFGGIRAHLQNTYDDKVFVTGFFSNILLAASLSFLGVHLGVDLYLAAVFAFGVRLFNNIAVIRRILLSKWTTSREK
- the ftsA gene encoding cell division protein FtsA, producing MNNSELIVSLDIGTSNVKVIIAEVSNDSLNIIGVGNVKSEGIKKGSIVDIDETVQSIKRAIDQAERMVGMDIRHVVVGVAGNHVQLIPCHGVVAVSSENREIGNEDIARVIDAAQVMSIPPEREIIGVVPHQFIVDGLEGINDPRGMIGVRLEVEGTIVTGSRTILHNLLRCVEKAGLNITDICLQSLATGAIALSKDEKNIGVALVDIGGGQTTISIFEHGHLQVTTILPVGGDHMTNDIAIGLRTSTEEAEKIKIKHGYAFYDHASEDEVFSIPVIGSDKQEQYSQLDLSDIIEARLEEILLMVQETIKKLGYRDLPGGYVFTGGVANLPGLLELSQLVLQHNLRIAKPDYIGVRDPIYTTSVGLIQYAFKNAKLQGAEVAAAASNQEADRSQKRTQHVIKKPKKNNAEMVKKAKNLFKSFFE
- the ftsZ gene encoding cell division protein FtsZ codes for the protein MLQFDTHVDQLATIKVIGVGGGGNNAVNRMIEHGVQGVEFIAVNTDAQALNLSKAEIKLQIGLKLTRGLGAGANPEVGKKAAEESREQIEEALKGADMVFVTAGMGGGTGTGAAPVIAQISKELGALTVGVVTRPFTFEGRKRSTQAASGISSFKENVDTLIVIPNDRLLEIVDKNTPMLEAFREADNVLRQGVQGISDLIAVPGLINLDFADVKTIMSDKGSALMGIGIATGENRAAEAAKKAISSPLLETSIDGAQGVLMNITGGMNLSLYEVQEAADIVASASDEEVNMIFGSVINENLNDEIVVTVIATGFKESVLNKAQPTRPSVVGNRNSAAPNRPARKEEPIQQVEQHVSNNGQFAVEDTLDIPTFLRNRNRNR
- the spoIIGA gene encoding sigma-E processing peptidase SpoIIGA encodes the protein MTIYLDVIWLLNFFFDGLLLLLTSLILKQRIKKWRLFLGAFIGSTIVLFYFTPFQPMATHPVMKLLYSIFIVYTAFGFRKFRTFIKNLTTFYFITFMVGGGMLGLHYFFQTDIAFINGMTITRATGFGDPVSWVTVLIGFPLVWYFSKHHIEEIEMTKINFEQLVSVQIKIGEVIMNVKGLIDSGNQLYDPMTQTPVMILDVQKSLAYFPDEIMMQSQKIEQLDYSSLDSHWAKRIRLIPYRGVGSEQQFLLAVKPDKVMIHTGGEEIIVKKVLVGIGQTILSSTGEYDCILHPKMFTNSTHRSA
- the sigE gene encoding RNA polymerase sporulation sigma factor SigE; this translates as MAKIKMKLTLIWYKLLMKFGLKADEIYYIGGKEALPPPLSKEEEEQLLQKLPTGDKAAKSMLIERNLRLVVYIARKFENTGINIEDLISIGTIGLIKAVNTFNPEKKIKLATYASRCIENEILMYLRRNNKIRSEVSFDEPLNIDWDGNELLLSDVLGTDEDIITKDLDASIDRKLLLKSLEQLNEREKQIMELRFGLLGGEEKTQKDVADMLGISQSYISRLEKRIIKRLRKEFNKMV
- the sigG gene encoding RNA polymerase sporulation sigma factor SigG; the protein is MTRNKVEICGVDTSKLPVLKNEEMRKLFREMQSGDISAREKLVNGNLRLVLSVIQRFNNRGEYVDDLFQVGCIGLMKSIDNFDLGQNVKFSTYAVPMIIGEIRRYLRDNNPIRVSRSLRDIAYKALQVRERLISMTSREPTAEDIARELDVPHEEIVFALDAIQDPVSLFEPIYNDGGDPIYVMDQLSDEKSKDLQWIEEIALKEGMRRLNEREKLILTKRFFQGKTQMEVAEEIGISQAQVSRLEKAAIKQMNKNIQ
- a CDS encoding YlmC/YmxH family sporulation protein, which translates into the protein MMTITDFQIKDVVNIADGKKLGNITDIDINLVTGKIDAIIIQTGSKMMGLFGRNDEVVIPWSNIVKIGTDVILVRYFSTSYKDDSVQDSTNAPKIYY
- the pgeF gene encoding peptidoglycan editing factor PgeF — protein: MEKEPFLLKDTVLFIDTWNSFNQNVVAGFSTRQGGVSKEPFHSMNLGLHVNDEKKAVTRNREKLAELIDAPLTTWVCAEQIHGAKIAKVTNKDAGKGSIQMETAIKGVDGLYTRENDTFLFTVYADCVPLYFFAKSQNIIGVAHAGWRGTVANIAGEMVELWKREENISIEDLYVCIGPSIGKCCYVVDDYVIDQVANRLHGEINNHIYEKISSGQYKLDLKQVNVELLKIAGVIPAHIEVSNYCTSCHSNLFFSHRRDQGKAGRMLSFIGMRGA
- a CDS encoding YggS family pyridoxal phosphate-dependent enzyme, with translation MSVKENLQQIQANIIEACRRSNRDSNEIKIIAVTKYVSVETAQNAINAGIKHIGENRDSGFLEKREIIGSAAVWHFIGTLQTRKVKNIIDKVDFIHSLDRLSLAEEINKRTNKIIQCFVQVNAANEKSKQGLAIDEVVSFVKSLQDFPTIKVVGLMTMAPFTDDEEMLRDTFKKIKRLQKDVQALQLPYAPCEELSMGMSNDYEIAIEEGATMIRIGTSLVGKEF
- a CDS encoding cell division protein SepF; the encoded protein is MSIKSKFRSFFALDDEDEYIEERNYEDEEHEVPRRVTRSAKQNVVSLQSIQQTSKVILCEPRVYDEVQEVADHLKNRKTVVINLQRVNSDQGMRIVDFLSGTVYAIGGDINKLGPNTFICTPENVDIAGSISDMTLETTENRW
- a CDS encoding YggT family protein → MGVIAGIISQLIEVYIWIIIIYIFMSWFPGARESSIGQFMGRIVEPYLDPFRRIIPPLGMIDISPIVAILVLQFARSGAYFLINMF
- a CDS encoding RNA-binding protein; amino-acid sequence: MSIYQHFRKEEHAFIDQIIEWKEQVKANYTYKLLDFLDPREMEIVESIIGTKEDIKCAFWGGYEQAERKRVILYPEYYEPTREDFDLILFSLQFPSKFVTLEHRQVLGSMMGLGLKRAKFGDILIADNKVQIIVAGQVAEYVKLHLNQIGKTNITLNQIPFAEIITVKEEWQEQTVTVSSMRMDVILAEIFKLSRQKVLPYIHNQFVKVNWKVIDDPSFTCHQGDTLSMRGFGRCKLKRMEGQTKKEKWRIVVVKGK